The genomic DNA CACAATGACGCAAGCAGCATGTCCAGGGGGGACATGCCTGCTCCAAGCAAACACTGCACTAGTGTTAATCTATTACCATAATATACCAGGGATGGATCTTACTATGATCCATTCCAAAAGCtttactgaaaaagaaaatcaaacaagtGCCGACACGACCATGGGTTCCTTATCATCTTGCATGAATTGCCTTTGGACAATGAACTGTATGCATCAGCAACACACTTATTTAGGATACAACCTTTTACATTAATTCATAAGCCCTCAACGTTACAGCCTGTGGAGACCAAGAACACCTCTGAACGAAACAAAGAAGGCATaattacacacagcagcagcagcagcagcagatcctcACATCACAACTATCAAGGTCATTTTGCAACAGAGGATTGCATAATAAAATACAAGTGTGGTCCTTTCATGCTACTACTAACACATAAAACTTTTCTAATTTAAATTTATGATACATGAAgataaaatccaaaataaaacaatacatacagaggaaataattctgttttgtattattttcatcTTGTTAAATAAGCTGAATAACATCACAGGATGTAGTTATGAAGCAAGAGAAGGAAAACAAGCAACTCAAACAAAAAGAGATGAGGTGTTGTCAGTGTGCAGTACCTGCGATGTTACCCAGGGCCCAAATGGCCTGCTCGCTGATGTGCGGGTGGGGTGATGTCACCAGGCTGATAAAGGCTGGGATGGCCCCTCCTTCCACTACAGCAGTTGTCTGCTCAGAGGTACCTGAGGCGATGTTGGTCAGGGCCCAAGCTGCCTCAAACTGGATGGGGGGGCATTGAGACAACCCCAGAAAACTAACAAAACTTTGGATGAGGCCAGCAGCAATTATGCTGTCAATAGGTGGGTGCTTTTCTCTGGAGAGGAGCCTCCTGTAtgtcagggggaaaaaaaaacacagttggGGAGCTGATCAAGGGATAAGTGACTtccaggaaaaagaaaataaacagcactgttaaatgtttttagaTTTGAGAATAGACAGTGAGTGTGTTAGCATAAAATACTGCACTAATAAGACAGCACCAAGTCAAAACTTTTATGTCAGGgctcttttcaaaataattttaccTGGCTGCCTGCGTCGCCTGCAGCTGATGCTCTAGATTCTGGCTGTTTACACCTGCAACAATCTCCTCCACAGACCAGTGCTGAGGAGGCTGTggacacagaaataaagaggaTTACTTATGAGCCCAGTAAACCTGGGTCAAACAGCAGTTTAAAATAATCCTCAACATTCATTGGGACATGCGTGGGTATATATCTGGGTTGTGGTTGCAGGATCCTAACAAGTCAGATAAACTGTAAtcattaaaaaagaataaagtgaGACAGTCTCAACCCAGTATTTTCTGATTGGCGCAAGTTCAACCTACTTAACGGGCCAACACCTTAATATTACCAGTGACTCATCTCAAATAAACTACAAGGTATTCTGCAATACGTGGGACACCCTTTGAACTGCCTTTATTAGGTAAATACTCAAATGTGCTCCAAGTGTCTCATTGACATTTGTCCAATGCATGCAAACAGCACGGGCTGACACCTTTTTATATCAGCCTGCAAGGTTCATTTTGATCGTTCAGTTAGAGTCAAGCATTAGCACAGATGCTGTTGCTGCTCATTCATGGTCAACTAAAATATATACCAAATGTTCCAAAAGTGGAAAATACATTCAGATGCGCCCTGTCTACTGTTTCTAGCCAAATTACGTGTGTTagctagtgtgtgtgagagggacaGTAGAGCTGACCAAGAGATCAGACTACCTGTGCGTTGGGATCCTTCTCCTGGAGTGGAGAGGTGGGCTCGTCCACAAGGCTCTGCACGTTTCTCCTCTTCAGGATCTGATCGTCTTTCTTTGCTTTCCGGAGCTCCACGTTGACTTCCGCTCTCCTGCGCCTGAGCTCCTGAAGAAGTCGACATCCATAAAAacgattttaaaaaaagcatgacAGCATATATTAGCTGACAGGAGTGATGGGTCCATGCCCTGGGGCTGGGTGTCAGCGGCAGTGTTGGCTTACATTGACATCCTTCCCTTTGTTTTTGAACTGGGTGAGTCGATCCGCGCTGTCGCTGCCAGCTGACATTCCTGACCGTTGAACAACACAATCGATTCCACAAACGTTACAGACTGGCCCTGTTGATAGAGGACAGTTTAACCGTAACAATTAATCAACAACAATTAATCCTCTGGACAACTTCAtggtagctagctagctagctagctagctaactaacaGGCGGCGGGTTAGCTAGCAGTTTACTAGCCGCTCGTCTCGAAGCCAAGCCGGTTATCTAACACCATGTGGCCCATCGCACACGGAGCCCGTGTGGTGGACCAAGACGTCAAAAACCCACTGAGGGCCATAGGAACATAGGTTATACACTCAAACTATAAGCAACAATGATATTCTTAACATTTTAAGCGACgataaatttgaataaaacacattttttttcaaagagcATATGCGACGTACTTACCTCAatgtgctcttgtgttttttttttctccatagaAGTGACGTCATGGACAGACCGCGCTGTCTTCCTCTGGCTTTTGATTGGTCATTTGGACTACAAGCACCGCCTCCTCGGTGTTTTGATTGGTCATTTGGACTACAAGCACCGCCCTATCGCCCACggttaaaaaaacacatcaaacaacTAATCCGTTGTCACAGGCAACCACTGTAAGTATCGCGAGATAAAGCTGCTACATCTTTGCGATGTTTCTGGTTCTCACTGTGGACAACTGCGGCTGTGTCGGTGATCCCTGTGGTGCAGTGGATAACATTTTCTctactttaaaatgtttcattcaaCTTTAGAGGCCTAAATGAACCCAGTTCCGTCagatttttgtttgataaaGGTTATTTTACCTTATATACTACGTAATGAcccagtggcctaatggataaggcatCAGCCTCCGGAGCTGGGGattgtgggttcgagtcccatctGGGTCGTCTTTACTTTCCTTTTCAGATCTGGTGATGCGACTAGCGGGCTGACGGAGCACCTTCCCAAAGACACAGACTGGTAATACACATAATCCAGGTAATGGATGTGACAAGAGACCAAGGCTGTTAAAATCACATCTTACTCTGATCTGTAAGTTAATTATCACTGTAAATTCATTATCACTGCCAGTGACGGTCAAAACAAGTCTACAGCTTTGAGATCTGCTTACAAAATTTGAGTCAAATCATTTGACCAATCATAGGCGCCAGAGCTACCAAGAATCGAGCCACTTAATTCCTGCCCCAacttttaaactttgtttttttcttttgcgATATTTTTGTTAAGTTCATTGTCATtgaatttttaatattatattattaaattaaattattgaGAAGATTTCGTTTACCCACAGTGCTAGTGAGCCTGCATGCTAGCAGGCTAATTACGAAAGATTCATATAAACGTAATCTAGTCAATTAGCTCAGTAACAGCTGGCTAGCTAAGTCACGAACAATTCTCCACTCATAACCAGCTCATTCATATAAaactaacatttattttgactgCTAATTTAACTAATGAGACACTTAATAAGCGGCTGGCTATGTGGTAATAAGATCAACCTTATCTAATCATTAGTACAAGGTGGAAATCCACAGTCCACAGTCTATGTTGTTTATTCTTTGTTTCCCAATGAGCTAAAACAGGCCAAAGTAGATGTGCATGGATCAATCAGTGTAGTAATCAATGTATTTGGGTTGTTTGCTGGTTATACTTATCTGCCCCCTGTctcacagtgttacagtgtgcaGGCTGTGGCATGAGCAAAGCAATTGAGAAGAGTTACATGACTGAATACATTTAACTGGTAACTGAATTTCTTCACAAAAAGAATATGACTAAGATGGACATATGTTTTATCACAACACTTTAATGATAAATGGTTAATCTACTAAACCAGTGTTATGAAGTAGCACATCTGAATTTTCCATGTGTATTCTCTTCATGATTAAGAGGCTGtggttatatattatattcattcattccttcattATGTCATTGTTTAGTAGAGAGCAGAAGTCGCCTGCCTGCTGTTGGATCCCTGCCCTGCTAGAGTTTGACCAGCGCTGGATTGCCAAGTCCCTGTTTGGTTTAATCACCGAGAGCTAAGTATGTATGTTTTGCTGAGCAAGCGTGATAATGCTGCATGCTTTTACATAATTTCTTGTAGCTCCTGTATGCCTAACGCCACTGTGGCAAATCCCCATGTCTTTGTTCTGTCCCTTAACACAGCAGAGATTGCCCGGCTGAAACAGAGACTGAACCTGCCAGCTCTCGAGCCGCCTCTGTGGGTATCCAAACCACCTCCTAAACCTCTCCTGccatatattttattctatatattctaTTCTAGCAATAATAATATTGGTAATAATCTATCCTATGTTATTCTATCATATAagataatattataatattatatcaaatattacttatttggtcacaaaccatatatatgtatatattctaTTTATCTATCCTATTTTATTCTCATTCTATTCTAATTAATACTGGTTAGTtgtgtatatatttgttattgCCGTGTTGGGCATATATTAATTGTTGacatgtatatatttctttGATTATAATGAACACCCACTTATTGCACTGGTTTtataactgcattttttttcatttgtttataaTAAATTTCTATTAAGATGACTCAATACAAAACaattgacattttttattgaaGTACAACAGACAGCATACCACTTGGGTGAGATACGAGTTATTGTAAATCTTTAACCAATAAGATGTCatattaaatcaatcaaattgtataacatttaccatttaattgCTAAATGAATCATAAAGGTCAGCTCATACCTTTTATATTACGGGTTATAGTCAGTGCCTGTGATAAACAAAATATTGTCTTGGCAGAATATACAAACCAGCTTTGTTCCATTTTTCAATTGAATCCCACATTTACCAGTTCAATCAATTGTCCCATTCATAGCAGACACCATTATTTGATCATTATACCATAGTCTAGGTgaatactcaattctgattggctgcagggtgtCCGTTACAATGTGATAATAATTTGAACTTGAGcttgaaaatgagcacaatATCATAATGTAATCATAATTTTATTGTTGTGCTGCAGTTCCTCACAGTGACCACCAGAGGGGAGTGAAGACTCATGACTGTAAAAACAATCAGGTCACCTCCACCTAACATCAGGGCTGCTGTTAGAGGAGATGGTTCAAGCTTAGCTCCTAAGTAGAGAGTTTTATATATTGTCCACTGCAATTTGCAACatccaaaaaatgaaataaaataaaaaagaagcaaGGCAATATCAATACAATAGATTTTAAACATTGTGTTGGACCCCAGATAGCAGAAGGTGAAACTAGTTTGCTTTTACATGAAATCCCACTtggtaaacaacagaaaatatatacacaaagtcacattttccttcctgttttgTAAACAACAATGGGAGCCTTTCTGGAATCCATTTATGAATGAAAggagtgtcagtgtgtttatttctgcGTTAGGGACGTCCCACCAACTCCCTTTCCACCCCATCCCATCTCATTCCTGAGCTGCCCCTATAAAAATCCCAGGAATCCCAGCTCCGTAGCAGACCTTACCGTGTCTCCACACTTGAACATCCAGGATGACAGGgattattctttttctcttgtttctaGGGTTTCCTCTGCACAAGACAGAGGAGCATGTTGTCAATGGTAAGTTTAAATGTCTTATTTATCGCCCAGAATAATAAGGATCTGTAGCTTTGTGCATTTTTATGTGTTGGACAAAAACTACTTTATTATATGTACATGCTCACTCATTGCTTtacatgcttgtttttttattttttaaagaataattgTCTAGTAAATGTACAAGTGTAAACAGcttgctctgttttggtttaTTATTATCTGTCCAAAATTTGGTGATTTAGATCTCACCGgtacaataattttttttaatccttattggtaaaaaatctattttaaaaaacatttagggGCAATTTTGTCTGCATGATTCCCGTGTAGAAATATCACATCACACCTTTTATTTTATAACTTTGATGGACTGACCACTttggtttaatttaaaaaactaatatCTAATTGTATATTCTTATGGACATTTCCCACCTACACATGCTGAGGTCAGTGACTCTCATACTATAGATTCAAGTTCTCATCATGAAAGTTACCCGTAAACCTCCAGTTGAAGAACTAACAGAAGTATTTGTCATACCTTTGTTTAATTAAGTCATAGAAAGTGTGaactgtggctgactgtgggAGCAGAGGTGCCTTGATGTTAAATTAAAGGACTGTATCAACTTGAAGGAAATTTCTCACTGAAGTGCAACTTTTGCTTTGTGTCACCCCAGAGTTGTACACCCTGATCGAAAAGGGTCAGACCGTGTTTGCGGATCCAGCTCAGAGCAACCAGACCCGGGTGCTGGTGAAAGAACCCTCCCTGCCCATCAACGAGCTGCTGGAGAAGAGCAGCAAGAGCAGCGAGTCCAAGTTCACCCTTCATCCCCTCCCCTCCGCCGTCTGGCCAAAGCACAGCGACCTGCCCCCCATCCTTCGCCACCACGGCCCGCACAACAAGAGCAAAAAGGGCCCCAAGAGTGACCGTCTGGTGGAGCACAACAGCgagaaaagcagaggagaagctgctggtctgctcCCCAAACCTCCTctggcaggagctgctgccgctgctgccaCCAACAACCGCACTGTGCAGAAAACCAGCCTGGACACCCAGTCCAGCATTGGTCCTCCTCAGCAGAGCGAGCCAGAGGGACACCCCAACTCCAGACCCAGGGGACCACCCCACCACACGCAGCCTCAGGCTCCCCAGCACCAGCCGGCCCCTTCCCCCCGTAAAGATCCTCCCAACCGCCGGCTGGACCCAGAGGAGAACCGGCCGGGGAAATCCAGTCTCTACCAGTCAGGTATTGGTGCTGCGACCCGGAACAACAGCCGCCCGCCTACCATCTTCAACCGGCGCTCCTCCAGCCTGCTTTACCAGTTCGACATCCTGAGGCGAGGTACGGGAGGATCTCTTGTGACCTTTGGAGAGAGCTGTCCACAAATTCAGGATTTTTGAATGCTACTTAACTCAGCCTGAGGTGTATCATCTTAAAACTCCCCTTTGGGATTACACACTTCAACAGCCTGAAATGATGTGAGAGTTGAGCAATCTGGGAAAATATCTGATGCTCTCTAGCACTCTAACCTTTAAACTATGATGTTACACCATCACGATGACTAGTGTCTCAAACCAAACGCAACATTTTCATAGTCACTTCATGAAAAAAGATGAGTTATCCCATAATCCATAGATTTCCATCATGTTAAAAGAGCCAAGGATCATCATAAGATTTGCTCATAAAAAGGTTCAAACTGGATTTTACTGCAGTcctgaaaaaaatacagaatttcCCAAGATGCCTTtgatcaaaaagaaaagaaaaaaaaaagccaaatttgTTGGTGCATCCTGGTGGCCTATAGATTCAACATGCTGACCGTATAACAGCAACATGCCTTCCTGCCTGCCAGAGACCTTCTGTTGCATATCAGCCCTCATCTCTTGAACAGTAATATCATACAGACCGACtcacagaggtcacagaggtcacagaggtcgTGATAATGACAGTGACGGTTTTCATCCTTCCACTGCTAGTTAACGAACACTCCTTGCCACTAATTACAACCACTTCCCTCAAGTGTGGCTGTCAGCGTCTCCCTTTGTGTGCAGCCCTCTGGGAGCTTGA from Pempheris klunzingeri isolate RE-2024b chromosome 3, fPemKlu1.hap1, whole genome shotgun sequence includes the following:
- the LOC139199100 gene encoding UPF0450 protein C17orf58 homolog, which codes for MTGIILFLLFLGFPLHKTEEHVVNELYTLIEKGQTVFADPAQSNQTRVLVKEPSLPINELLEKSSKSSESKFTLHPLPSAVWPKHSDLPPILRHHGPHNKSKKGPKSDRLVEHNSEKSRGEAAGLLPKPPLAGAAAAAATNNRTVQKTSLDTQSSIGPPQQSEPEGHPNSRPRGPPHHTQPQAPQHQPAPSPRKDPPNRRLDPEENRPGKSSLYQSGIGAATRNNSRPPTIFNRRSSSLLYQFDILRRESDFTHDAFCMSECRKEKEEREYYCYSEFAINGIVHDIDVLRKGIRLITLMVSSDGFYKMSRLYVTPDSFFFKVRLLVLDTYKCSKPCPDIKLGTRYIIMGQIYHRRRHLPSDLLNLLGGKLKPGDGLLRSNNYIKRFNKRRHQKALEATRSRCR